A window of Oryza glaberrima chromosome 2, OglaRS2, whole genome shotgun sequence genomic DNA:
gttattagatgataagacataaatagtactttatgatgtgtgacttgtgtttttttaattttttctaaaagttttttaaataagatggacgatcaaacttggacacgaaaactcgtGGCTACgtttaaaatgggacagagggagtagtgcTGACTTCTatttcctccatcccataataagtCTGATTTTAGAGCTCCTTTTATTTGTAGGgaaaacataaaaattttaaaggattATAATTCTATTGAAAATTTTTGCCTTTGAACAAAAGATTAAATCATATCCTatcctttgaaatttctatggaatgaaTAATTCTATAaagattttagaggaaaattagtaagagctccaacctcttgaaatttttctttgagtctatctctttcatctaattcctgtgttttttggCGGTCCAATCAAATAGGCATTcctatatttttattgtattttgCAATATTCTGTTTTGCACTTGCATTCTTATAAAaacctgtgttttttctatttctatgttttttattCCTACAATTCAAAGGGGCTCTTAGCTCTTTCCATTTGTCCCAAATAAGTTCATGTTTAGAGCAATCATTGCATCAAAATTAGTGAAAGTAGGGAATAACTGTATTGGAGGTAGAGTAATAGCTGTATTAAGGTTTGATAAAGTAGGGGTATTATAGTTTTTGATTTTGTAAGGATGTGTTagatgggtgaaaaatgaatttattttgaaactgaGATAATAACCATCATGTGCTTGGAGGGATGGAGTTAGGAGTTAGGATGCATGTGACCAGGTTCAACTTTTCGATGGAGAACTGGATTTTAACTGAAAGCggtatgattttttattttattgaatttgggtCAAATTTTActatttgaaatttgaactCTCAAAAACCATTTCAATTTGCACTCGGAATCTACTTTCATCCCATATCGAAACCACGAAATATCGTGTTTATTTTTCCGAAAATTTAAACCTAGCTTGTGGCCTTGTCAATTAGTTTTTAGATAACACGGAAGTATAACTTCAGTGATCTCTCTTCACGGAAGGAAATAAACTACCGAAATCTGCATCAATAAAATATATCTGTTTTAAAATACGAGAGTTTTTGCCCAAATAactttaggacggaggtagttcATATACctcttcgttctaaaataaaagCATTTCTATGTTGTTTGCAAGTATAATATGGTTAAGAGAAAATACCATCTTTTCAATCATCTAtgcaatcaaaattttaaattttgaatgccTATACTCCTCCCAAATATCTAAATGGCTAAAAATATATGGATTTCTGTGTATTGGATTCAACGTCCCCAAAatacataataattatattatggTATAAATTTCGAACCCTAAAATTCCtgatatattttagaatgaataGATATTTTAGAATGATTAGAGTAGTAAAGCTAGGTTTTAACTTGGGAGTAGCTATACAACATTGaacattttcttttataaatcTTTCAAATGattatattaataaaatttaaatataactATAGCGTAATTGAAGTATAATAACATTGTAACTAAACTTTATCGTAATTTTGCATATAACTGAACAAAACTGGTCATCGCGGTAGGGACAAGAGCGTTTGCGAATTTTTTTCCTCATAGTTGCACGATCACAAAGCCATCAAGTGGTCATAAATTTAGAAGTTTTGGGGAGAAAAATATCGAACGTTTTATAGAAATTCCGTTAACTTATGGTACTAAGGTGACATTAGTTTTGGATTTAATGAAAATCCTTATAGCCACATTTCTTAAAGTTAAACATTACCTTTAATGTTACGGATTTGCGATGCACAATCACCAGTAGTCCTGTGCGCACAATTGTGCAGCGGTGTACGCGTCTATCATTTATGCAATGTAAAAAAGTTCATAGGAGTGTAAAAAATCCTTCCCTATGGCGTTATTTTTCAGAAGAAAATAGTTAATCAATTTTGACACGATTAATCGGCCCGTGCACTGAGTGCGGTGgttaggggtgggcattcggtctaaccaaaaatttcggtctcggtctttggTCTTTCGGTAttttcggtctttgaaaagtgaagaccgaatttcagtgaaaaaaaatgtcaggaacgacaaattcggtctcggtcttttcggtatcagtctcggtcctgaccgaaattcaataacattttcatatatgcaaagaaataatggaaaatttcaacacaaaaatcacacaaaaaaaattcgtaaggacttatgagtaaagactcttattaggttggatgcctagaagaagtagggatgtgaaaattagagtttaatcctattaaacatagtggattGGAGGTTGtatttagacattttttgataattcggtctattcggttacccgaggagactaaccgaattgaccgaacaaaattcggtttttcactacctaggaccgaatttctcggtctcggtctcgttCTTTTTGGTTCGGTATTTTTCTGCCCACCCCCTAGCGGTGGTGGTCCACTGGGCTCACTCTGTCGTGTGGTGCTTGCGTTACTggagaggaataagttcattttaggtcccTTACCTTGTTAGCGAGTTCTATTTTCATCTTTTAATCGAAATACCAGATATAACGGGTCCCTCAagtatcaaaaccggtgcaatatagATCCTATAACAGAATAGCGGGGTGGTTTTGTCCCATCTGGCAAATTTACCCAAATCCAAAGTGATGAGTTAGTGTGAGCCCACATGTCACCTCTTCAATTCTATCTCTTCACCCCCCCTATGAGGAGGACAACAGCTGGCGTCGGGTGGTGAGGAGGACGGTGGCAGTCCAGAGCCGAGGCCGGAGGAGGGCCCCTAGGCCCCAGCCATCGGAGTTGGCGAGGAGGGTTGCCGTGATGGAGCTCGCGGTACACCATCGGCGCCGCGACACCAAGAGGAAGGAGATGGACGAGCTCCACCCGCATTCCATGTCAGCATGTAGGCGATGTCTTCCCTCTGTGCAAGCCTACACCTCGACGCAGAAGCCGCGCATGGTGAGCAGGTAGAATGTCCAATGCCGCcgtcctccctcttctccatgGTGTCGAAGCTGAGCAATTAGGGGGGGGGAGCCAATGGGTCGGCGATGACGAGCTCCTGTGAGTAGGACGTGGCCATTGTGACAGTCCAAGAACCGCCACGGCGCcagtgccaccgccgcccaacCAACCATCGCAGAGATGGAAGCAGAGGGAGAAGTCGCCATCCCAGACATCACCAGCCCTAGTAACAAcgatggcggcgggggagaaggGGACCAACACCGAGGCTAGCTGGTCAGTGTGGCGGGGGTGGTGGATGAGGCAGTCGAGGAGGAGGGGGTCGTGGAGTCGGCGGAAGCGGTGGAGGAAGGCGACGCGGAGGAAGGGCCTGCAGACAAGAGAGGAGCGGATGAGGTTGGCGCCGGTAGGGAGCAGGAGGAAAACCTCCCGAGGGAGGTCGTTGGTCAGCGTGGCGACGATGATGGTTGACAAGCCATTCCCatcctcgtcgcctcctcctttGCACCGACTGCATCCCAACGTTGATGCCGGTGACATGTTGTTCCTCTCGTCTTCTCTTCGCCTCACTACCCGCCACTAGcccgccgtcctcctcaccAGCCGCCGCTGAGATGGAAActagggaggaagagagggataGAGGTGAAAGAGGTCTGATACGTGGGACCCACGCTAACTCAACACTGTTGACTTGTTTAAATtgccacgtcagacaaaaccacCCGCTGTACTGCCATGGGACCTatattacaccggttttaatatTTGAGGGATCCATTATATCTGGTATTTTAGTTGAAAGataaaaattgacctacatgaaCTTACACCTACTGAAGATCGAAGGGCGGATTTTGTCTCTTTTGGGCCAAGACGAATTAGCTCAATCACATCTCATATGTGGGTTGTGTGGCTTATTCATTAGTATTACAGGGGCCCATTGCTGGCACCATCCGGCCCATCGTTCGACAATCGATCCACCAACCGTGCCTGGCCAGTGTTTAAATTAACACGCCTAATAGTGGATCACCGAATTCTTTTCCTCCTACAGTATTAGATCGTGTCCTTCTCTTTGCTCTCACAAACATTACATGAGTTGAGAAGAGACATAGATATGGGGTGTAGCTCTTTTTTTAAGTATTGATCCGTTCTTGAGTAGAAGCAGCTAAATTTCTTACCCTGTCCTTATACATTGTATATAGAGGTGTCTTAAAAGAGAAATAAATCTTATCTCTACTCTGACTTAATTGATTCACAAGAAATGAATTTATGTTCGAAAATAATATTCCATAACAGTCAGTATATCGCTAGCGCCATGCCATGCATGCAAATTCAGTCCGTTGAAAATGACACGCGCCGTATTGATTGATCTCTAAGTTCTCAACCATGCAAATTAATAGGCCGGAGAGCCTAGGTGAGAATGTGAGATATTGCACATTTCACAAGCTTAGCCGTGTCTTACGCCCTTCttttgaaagaagaaaaaagaaatgaaaccAAATTTTCTGTGTGCAGCACAAATTTAAACGCACTTATTTAATACTCAGTGCGGATACAGAAATGTACATGAACACGAACGAAGTAcaagcaacgacgacgacgacgacgaacaagAAGAAGCAAAGCCATCAACCACATGAATGCGTGTACATGTAATTATGGGGAAAAAGTAACTAAGCATATAAATCGTTCGTTCTTTCGTTCATTCGATCGGGATCGATCTAGTACTGGTCGGCGGCGTGCTTCTTGGCGTCCTTCTTCTCGTGGTGCTCGTGGAAGGCGAACCCGGCGGCGCCcagcgcggccaccgccgccacctcctccttcacctTGTGCCCGTGCGCGTTCTCCGTGTCCTTCTTCGCCTGGTGCTTCTCGTGCTGCAACGACGTACCACAAATCAATTCTCCGTTAATAATCTCTTAATTAATCAGCTATAGCTAGGTAGTTATCATTAGATCATAGTTCACCACTACATAATCGATTTTTTCAAGCGGCTAAAACATATAGGTTAGTTAAAGTGGGGGAGGACATATAcgtctgcgaaaatcgattttcttgTGATAGTGGTGGTCAAATGTACTAATTAATGACTTACGAGAGCGtaggcgccggcggcgatggcgccgaggccgccgagcTGCTCGAGGTGCTTGTGGTGCTTCTTCTCCTTGTCGTAGTCCACCACGCCggagctctcctcctccccgtccttCTTGTGGTGGAACAGGTGGTGGTGCTTCTTCTCCTCAGCCATGGCTAGCTACTCACTGATTAATAATCTTAGCTTCCTTCAGACAGAGTTAGTCGGTTGCCGGTGTTGATCTGTGCAAAAGCTAACTAGCAAAGCACATGTATTTATAGCAAGGAGCGGCTAGCATCAGCTACTTGCTAATAACATTAGTTTGGGCCTCAAATCTCAGTTTAGAGGGGGAGGGCGTACTTGGGCGTGTGGTGTGTGTTACGCGCAGTTGTTGTTGCAGGTATGAACTATGAACCCTCAAAAGTCTCAAGGAATCAAGAGAGAGATATACTGTTTGGAATAATGGATATATCCATCTAATTAGGTTAATTAGCGAATGGTCTGTTTAATTTGATAAAGACTTGTTCATGGTCACTCACCGCGTAATTGTGCGCTCGATCGATCaccacttaattaattaaccagagCTAGTCAGCCACTGCAATTATCCGAATGGGACGTGCCAGCTGGAGACCTAAGATACATCatttctactactactaattaacTGCCATGATTATTCAGAAACCTAGTTACTGAAATTACGGAATACGTTTAGTTGTTTGTACCCAGTACAATGATGTACATTAATTTGTTACTGCTTGAATTGTCATTCAGGAATGAAGCCGTGTGATGGCTATTACAGCTCATCTGCTAGATCTTCACCTTAATTGGTGGAAGGACATGCAAACAAAGTCAAGATTCATCAGCTAAGCATCGACATGGACAATGGTTGTTAGCGTCGACCAAGGATTTGGAAATGTAATCAACACGCGGATTGGCCGATTGGGTTTTGTCACACTCCCTCGGTTCTTATCAGCCCGGATAGAGACAGCCCGACAGGACAAGGTAGGTTGAACTCggtttcttgatttcttcagaGCTAAGGATACAAATAAGATTCAGAAAATGAACAGTAAAACTGCATGAGTTGTTCACGCACATCTTTTTAACTTGCACCTGTGGGTTCAAAACTACAAATTCTTCTTTTGTTTCAAGTCGTTCTACTTTTATCGTGAGTAAAATATTTCCGCCGAACCACTTTTGTACCTTAACCCCTAGCAAATTCCAGTACCTAGGTGGTATTTGGATCcaggacttaactttagtccttgtatttagatactaatttagagtattaaatatagactacttacaaaactaattacataaatgaaagctaattcgtgagacaaattttttaagcctaattaatctataattagagaatgtttactgtagcatcacataggctaatcatggattaattaggctcaatagattcgtctcgcgaattagtccaagattatggatgggttttattaatagtctacatttaatatttattattagtatccaaacatccgatgtgatagggacttaaaagttttagtcccatctaaacaggccctagtTAATTAGATCAACAACTCATGGCCCCACAGTGTGATTTATGCCAAGTGGCCAACCGTCCTATTTTCCTTTGATGACAACGTGAATTTCAAGACTTCTCTGAAATGAGCCCCTTGGACCAATTCTGAAACCAGAGATCATCATGCATACCAGGCAGATCGAAAGCGTGTCAGGTCAGGTACACTGTCTCTGCAGAATCATCCCTAAATCTGAATACTACAAACTAACTCATAGCGAAGAATTGGAAGTACTCACGGCTTCGGAAATTCAGAATGCTGATTTGGAAGTAACTACTGCTGGAAGTAACCGCGGGAACGATGCAAAACCACAGAACCGTCTACGTAAAACACGGTATACTCAGTCTGATTTGTACACAAGAATTTTCTTGCCCTTTATTTGACCATATTAGAAAAGATGAACAATTTATTTGTGAGGAGGATAACAAttatttggcaaaaaaaatattaaaaaaaggagTTTCAACATGATTTACATTTTACATCTAGGAAAGAATTGAGAAGGCTAAAGTAACTTCCATTTGGAttcagagggagtagtagatatCATTAGCCATCCTTTCCCTGGTTTTCGTTCACTTTGAGACGCTGTCAAGGGTCTGAATGCACGCCTTGCGCACGTTCGAGGATTAGTTGTCCAAAAGAAAACTCCACTAGTTTCTGCCTGTATTACGATCAATAGATAACAACAACTCACAGTAAATATATCTGAAACTTGACATTTTTCAGTTGTAAAATACTCTCGTATATATGTATGAAATCATCTCCCGCGCGCATAGATAATATGTGTATCAGTCTGGCAATTTACAAGTTAACTGCAACTTAtccctttccttttccttcAAAATGGTTCACAAAATTCATCACCAGAAGCACTACAATTAATACTTGTCTGACGATGTAGAAATGAGCTGACTTTCAAACCAAATTACGATCAATTGACAGAGACATCTCCAGCTTAATAAGAGtctagaaataaaatttccagCTTAGCTTGACTAAGTCTAGAATATAGCATATATTTCCAAGTCATATTATTAGATGATTTTGGTGACAAGCGGGCCACATTCTCGTGGAGTCATTGGTCCATTTCC
This region includes:
- the LOC127764773 gene encoding abscisic stress-ripening protein 1-like; the protein is MAEEKKHHHLFHHKKDGEEESSGVVDYDKEKKHHKHLEQLGGLGAIAAGAYALHEKHQAKKDTENAHGHKVKEEVAAVAALGAAGFAFHEHHEKKDAKKHAADQY